A window from Pseudomonas sp. Tri1 encodes these proteins:
- the pyk gene encoding pyruvate kinase yields the protein MTPDKKVKILATLGPATRGIDDIRELVQAGVNIFRLNFSHGEHADHAQRYQWIREVEQQLNYPLGILMDLQGPKLRVGRFANGKVLLQRGQALRLDLDPTPGDQHRVNLPHPQIIAALEPGMDLLLDDGKLRLRVIAKHRDAIDTEVLNGGELSDRKGVNVPQALLDLSPLTAKDRRDLSFGLALGVDWVALSFVQRPEDIREARALIGDKAFLMAKIEKPSAVTQLREIAELSDAIMVARGDLGVEVPAESVPQIQKNIIGTCRALGKPVVVATQMLESMRFSPAPTRAEVTDVANAVAEGADAVMLSAETASGDYPLEAVQMMSKIIRQVENGPDYQSQLDVSRPKAEATVSDAISCAIRRISSILPVAVLVNYSESGSSSLRAARERPTAPILNLTPNLQAARRLTVAWGVHSVVNDRLRQVDEVCSTALEIAQAQGMAQRGDTLLITAGVPFGQPGSTNSLRIETLL from the coding sequence ATGACGCCTGACAAAAAGGTCAAGATCCTCGCGACCCTCGGCCCCGCCACCCGCGGCATCGATGATATCCGTGAGCTGGTACAGGCCGGCGTGAACATCTTTCGCCTGAACTTCAGCCACGGCGAGCATGCCGACCACGCCCAACGCTACCAGTGGATTCGCGAAGTCGAGCAGCAGCTCAATTACCCGCTGGGTATCCTCATGGACCTGCAAGGCCCGAAGCTGCGGGTCGGCCGGTTCGCCAACGGTAAGGTCCTGCTGCAACGGGGCCAGGCCCTGCGCCTGGACCTGGACCCGACGCCCGGTGATCAACATCGGGTCAACCTGCCTCACCCGCAAATCATTGCGGCCCTGGAGCCCGGCATGGACCTGCTGCTGGACGACGGCAAGCTGCGCCTGCGGGTGATAGCCAAACATCGCGACGCCATCGACACCGAAGTGCTCAATGGCGGCGAACTGTCGGACCGCAAAGGGGTGAACGTGCCTCAAGCGCTGCTCGACTTGAGCCCGCTGACCGCCAAGGACCGTCGCGACTTGAGCTTCGGCCTGGCGCTAGGTGTGGACTGGGTGGCGCTGTCGTTCGTGCAGCGCCCCGAGGACATCCGCGAAGCCCGGGCGCTGATCGGCGACAAGGCGTTCCTGATGGCGAAGATCGAGAAGCCATCGGCGGTGACCCAGCTGCGGGAAATCGCCGAATTGAGCGACGCGATCATGGTCGCTCGCGGTGACTTGGGGGTCGAGGTACCCGCCGAGAGCGTGCCGCAGATCCAGAAAAACATCATCGGTACCTGTCGTGCCCTCGGCAAACCGGTGGTGGTGGCGACCCAGATGCTCGAGTCGATGCGTTTCTCCCCGGCGCCGACCCGTGCGGAAGTTACCGACGTGGCCAACGCCGTGGCCGAGGGTGCTGACGCAGTGATGCTGTCGGCGGAAACCGCCTCCGGTGATTACCCGCTCGAAGCCGTGCAGATGATGAGCAAGATCATCCGCCAGGTGGAAAACGGCCCCGATTACCAGTCGCAACTGGACGTGAGCCGGCCGAAAGCCGAAGCCACGGTGTCGGACGCCATCAGTTGCGCCATCCGCCGGATCAGCAGCATCCTGCCGGTGGCGGTGCTGGTGAACTACAGCGAATCGGGCAGCTCCAGTTTGCGAGCGGCGCGGGAACGGCCGACGGCGCCGATCCTCAACCTCACGCCGAACCTGCAAGCCGCCCGCCGCCTGACCGTGGCCTGGGGCGTGCACTCGGTGGTCAACGATCGGCTGCGCCAGGTCGATGAGGTGTGCTCCACCGCCCTGGAAATCGCCCAGGCCCAGGGCATGGCCCAGCGTGGCGATACCTTGCTGATCACGGCGGGCGTG